The following nucleotide sequence is from Takifugu flavidus isolate HTHZ2018 chromosome 4, ASM371156v2, whole genome shotgun sequence.
AACTGTCCTCATCTACGTTTAAAGTCAGACACACCGTGAGTCCTTAACTTCATCTTTCCAGCTATGTATTCTTATTTctttaatataataaaaatcCAAGCGTAATCTATTTAATGGCAAGATGATGCAAGCCAgagcagcaaaagaaaaacagctcagGATTCAATCGATCaggtttttaataaaatgagtCCCATTTAACAAACCAGCAAATATTCGATAACTTTCCTAGGATCTTCCTTTGCAACAAAAAAGGGGCATTAGACAGATTTATAGTGTAAAGCAGTTCAATCTAAAAGTGACGTGATGGATTGAATCCAGAGGAAATaatggaggggagagaaagccatgcagtgtctctctctctctctcacacacacaaacacacacacacgccatcacAGAGATACGCACCATCCACATGTATCTGATCTGAGCAGCTGTATCCAGGCCTGCGGGCGTAGGCCTCGGGCTTGTgactgtgtgtggggggatgTTTGAATGGCAAAGTCAATTTGGACTGAAGACCCAATACTGAGATGTCAATATTCTCCTCACTGCCTGTGTAGTCTGGGTAATACAAGGAAGGGGGAGCAGATGTAAAACAAAATGTCAACTTTGAAAATGCTTCTGAAAAGAGACCGTCATGAGGAGGTGACAAAATGTGGCACAACAAACATGGACATAAAAAACAGTCAGGGAAATGAttttgaaagagaaaaaaaaaagtggcagctgctgtggttcatTAAATCCTACGACAAAGGTGATGTCCACATCTGTGGGCACGCCACGCACGCCACAGAGAAGGATGTGGAAGAACAAAATCTGGCTTTTCATCACCACAACCATCAGTCTGTTATGTGAGGGGACAAATGTGAGCGTTGGTGCTTTGGATTGGCAGTGAGAAAGGAGCGTTCTCCCCACACACAGGAGCTCAACCACCACACCGACAGGAGTGCTTAATGCTTTGCAGGCCAGCCATTTCCACGATGAGAGGAGGGGAacatgcagaacagcagcatgTTTATAAAGCCAAAGGGCAGGAAGCTCTCACCAAACTTggccttcttcctcctcctcctcttcttttttaatttgatgCGGAGGAAGTCCTTCTGTTTTGgcttttctttcagcttttcttttacTGACCCTGAGGAGCATAAAGAGCTAATAAGTATGCCATGTCTGCACAGCGGTTCTTCAAGGGAAACCCGAACACAAGGAACCAATGGCACTTAACACTTTTCTCCTGACATCATGGTCCATTTACTGTGTGATACTGACCAACTTCAAAACAGCCCTTGTCTGAATCCCGGTCCTGCTGCTGGCATCCGTTCCTGTCCAGCTGGTTCTCCTTGCTCTTCTCTCTCAGAAGTGCCCTCTGCTGCCCGTGGCTATTGACCATGGGTGGCGCCGATACTCGCCGACCCGCCGTCTTCACTTCGCCGCGCGCAGCAGTCATAGCTCCAACCGAGTCTAGACAATAGACGAGTTAAAGAAGACAATTAGAAACTAATTAAGAATTCAGATGAGCAATATATGTGACAAAAGCAGAGGGGAACCTACGCATAGAGGCGGAGATGGTGCGTCTTCTCTTTGGTCCATCCAAACCACTGACTTGTTTATCAGAGGCCCTGGTCTGGACACTCCTGGTCGGGCTACGCTCCTCTTCCAGAGCATGCTCATCGCCATGGTAATACTTCATGTGATAGTGCAGCAGCTTGGCCTTACGGAATGACTTTGTGCAGCCCGGAGCACTGCACTTAAATGGGTTGTGGTCGAGGTTGATAGACAGCACAGGTGGAGGCTGGTTTTTGATAACTCTGTACACTAAAACAAAAATGGCCATGGGTTAAAGTCTGGCATGAATGCTTGTATTTGGCACATTTTGAGTTGTACTCACATGGTTCTCTGCTGAACCTGTTGGGGTTGTGGAAGCCCTGCTTCCTTACCGCTGTCCACAAAGAAGATAAATTAGTCCACACACTCGTTTTTTTAAGAAATGCAAAAAGATGCTTTGTGTCATTCAAAAACACCCTCATTCACACAAAGTGGATGTGTTGATATCTTTGCTAATTTAGAACATTAACGCTTACGTTTTACGGCGGAGGAGGTGGAACATCTTCAGCAGGCCGAGAGCTTTCCGATTGGATGTtgggtttctgctccacctctcCACTGGAGGCTGTCGTTGTCATAGAGACAGACACTTGCTCCTTATGCATAGGCAACTCTGCAGGCTTAGATGAATCTGAATATGGCTTTGTTCCACTGGCATCTGACACTAGTTCCTTTTTTACATCTCCATTCATGGGATATCTCTTCTTATTCTGCTCATCGTCTTCCATCTTCACCCCATTTGTAAATTCTAGCCCATTTTCTGTGCCCGCGGGCTTGTTCTGGACTGTCTgctccatttcctcttcctgtttgacagtGGGTGGCGTGAGCACCTCGCCGTTTGCCTTCTTGTTCTTTTCAGCAAGCATCATGTCGTCACATTCCTCGTCCTCGCTGTACGTTTCCTCTTCCTGATCGGAGGTTCTGCGCCGGGCTCGCTTGTTTTTCGGGCCACCGTTCTCCTGAGACCTTCGGTCCCTTCGGTTTGGGCCCCTCCTAACCATGTTTCTTTCAGTGGATTTCCCTCCTCCAAAACCAGCTTTCTGTATCGGCAGTCAAACACAGGTGATTGAGGTCAGGGGGGAATCATTAGTGAAGACTAAATGGAGGAAGGTCGATGAATAAATGATTCATACCTCTTTAATAAAAGGCTTCACGTGTATTCCCTTTACTTTCTGGATGACACCATCATAGAACCTTACAGTGTAAGAAGCTGTAGGGATAAAACAAGTGTTGAGAAGACAGCTATGGAGacccttcagaataaaagcacactGACAGcacagacctccgccaagcagaTAATTTCCACATATATTGTAAATAGTACTTTTACACACTAACCGCAAATACGTAGACAACAATGTGACTTTAAGCCGCTGGTTAACACAACGCAACAAAAAAGGCACCGAGACAGTGGACTCAACAAACTCAGAGTTTCTAACAGTTTTCTTTTACAGATTTTATTAGAGACATGGCGGAACATTCCAGCATATAGGCCAACAAATATAAGGTTTCAGGTTTTCCCACCAGGGATTTGTCGGCAGTTATCGATGCAAGTAGAGACGTATCGGGTGAAATGTTAGCTAGCATGACAAATCATTAGTAAGACCCTGTTTATGGATAGTATAAAGTATGAGGATAAGACCTTACATACTATAGCATTATAGTTGTTAACTCGATGTAAAATAGATAGGGGTATATAATAAGGGCACCTCTTTGGCCAGGTCGACTTGAGTAAGAATCTCTCAGCTGGTTGGGGCGGCGTTGTATAATTGTGATTGGGTTCCACCACATACGACGCTAGGTCGTGTTGGTGCAATAGTACAGACAGTCGCTTGTCGGATCTGTCACGAATAGACTCTCTTTTTGGACAAGATTTGAAGTTTTTCCAAGGGAAAAGACTGGGAACAGCCCCGGGTATTAAACGGCTAACACTGCAGCCCAAGGTGTAATCCTCAGATGTGAAATGTCTGCTACAGACATACGTGCTCCCCTTCTTAATAACGAAATTTGGCCCTTCCTCCCGCCGGATCGCCTGAATCCATTTTCCTTTAACATTGCTGTCAATCGGGAAAGAATGAAAAGACAGGGCTGTTTTTGGGCAGAACCAGAACACCCTGGGATACTGcaaaaacctttgttttttctGGCTTCTGCCGTTCTTGATAAAATAGGGAGGTTGCTTCAAACATCGTCTTGGTATTTCCGGGACAATAAGGAAGTGTGTAAAAgatcaatctcacacacacccacccacacagtATAGTCTATAGTCATTAGTGATACAAGGTAAGATAgaggctttgatctttggagaATATAACCAAAACTTAATCAGCGCTTCCTTGGTGCATTATCGTTTCCTCAAACTTCTGTTTAAATCTGCttataatttttatttttattttgataaGAGTCAAACACCAAGTGTCCCATAAAACAGGCGgaggtaaaaacacaaaaggctAAGCTGTATTCCAGGACTCACCATCTTTATTAACAGCAATGACCTTAGCGGGGTAGAAACGGCAGTCAGACCAGCTGGCGAGCACCTTGTCATTCACATGGAAACCCTGAAGGGAGAACCACAGATATGACAAATATGTTTCTCTGCGCACAATCAGGAAGAATGTTGTCAGCTTACAGGCATCGAAGGGTCGTCATTCAGGCTTTTTCTCCGCGGCTGGACCCTCTCCACTGGTCTAAGGTAGGGACTGGCCCAGTCAAACCATTCGTCGTAACGGTGGCTCCACTGGCGATAATGGATCAGAACCTTTTCTTCTTCGTAGTCAATTTTCTCGATGTTGGCAGCATACCTGCAAAATTAAAATCAGTGTGTATGATTCCGTGGGGAGAAATGTCAGATCAGGAACTTTACATGCATCATATTTCCTCGTCAGCCAGTGATAATTTGGTCCGGTGGCTGAGCTTTCCTGCCCGACCAGTTGATATTTCCTATTGTTGGATGCAGCGCCTCTAGATAATGACTGGAAATGAGTGGATGCCTATGACGCAGCAATCTGGAAGCGCGATATCAAAGGCAGCTTGTTGTCAGATGGAATATTTTAGAGCATTTCTTTATCACTGCAGACGATCTGCAGCTTGCAGGCACATATGACAATCATTACCAAATGTTCCAGAGAAGCTAATAAGATGAAAGGTTGGACTGTTGTTTGGATCGGACAGTGATTATAAGGAACAGCTTGGGAAAAACgcagggtttttttcttcaaaaaagATCATTTAAGAGAGCGACCAGTTATATAAACAGAGAGATGAGTAAGGCCATGACTCACCAGTTTTTGAGGCTGTCTCTGGCCTCAAGCTGAGCACCAACCTCAAATGTTATCCCACTTCTGGTAGGGGGCGTCTTATTCATACTGCCCACATCAAGGCTCCTATCCTGCACATAGACAAATAAATATACCAatcaaaaaaatagaaataaaaaacacacaacacactgaGGTTGCGGAGACTATTGGAAATCTGCTGATTAAAAACCTTTTTCAATCTCAGGTCATTTACAATTATTTTACTTTGAGATGTTTTCAATAGCACAGCTTGGCAGATATAAGAGGTTTAAATGTGCCGCTCatgctgattttgtttttttttaagctaaatACAGTCTAAGTTATTGGAAATGCGTCCAAATATCCACATAGACAAGCTATAAATTACACAGCTTGCATTATAACGCAGATGTTAGACAGTATAAACCTGGAACATTATGGTGAGCCATGTCCTTCAAATGGTGATGAAATATGCAATAATTCATGAGAGTGAAGAGTCAATTTCCTATCTTTGTGAAATATCCAATTCCCGTCATGAATTATCTcgaatgatgattttttttaaaaactaaaaaaagaaaaagccacgAAAATGGCTCAGATTTCATTTCCTACTTTAAACGCCCACAAGAACAGGACCAATTGTGCAATCGTGCACCAAGGGAAGGCAAAAACGCTCGTTAAAGATGAGTCTTTACATTAAATCCCACACCTGCAGGCTACAGCCGATAGCATTGTGTTACAGAGATGCCTTAAAAAAGCCTCTTTGTCTGACAAACCGTGCGTTCAACCGCGATAACTGCACGATTCCCAGCATAAGGGGAAAAACGACCAAATACACCAGCTCGTTGGGTAGTAAAACATGCACGTTAAATGGCAGAATTCCTTACTTTTGTCGACGGCGCCGCTAAATTGGTTCGCCATAGCGGACGCGGAGCGGGGAATTGTTGCCTTTTGACGCAACCCATAAACCGGATATGGTCGCACCACCCGGCCCACGTGTTTTCCAGTCACAAATCAACGTATGGATACAATAGGAGACAATAGTCGTAGGGCTCAGCCGAGTATATGGCGCGATATTAGCGAGGGGGTGTTTTTTTGGGGGtgtaaaatgcagaaatgaaaccaCGCATCTTTAATGGCCAGAGGCAGAGACACGACAAAGAAATGGGAGCCAAAAGCGGGAAATGGGGATGCTGCGGGCAAAACCAAGATAGCAAATCACCATCTATTTAAAATGCAGTGAATTTGTGGGTAACCTGATTAGTAAATATAGTTTATTCGTAGAGTCATTAAGAACAAACACATGCCttctcatttttattgtaaatcaGCGAATTTACAATATatagatattttaaaaaactaCACCAATTGCCTTTAGTGTATAgttttgtttcacttttattcaCACTTTATTGTCTGTTGTTTTATAACCGGTGGGCGTAACATGTGAGTGAAGTCTTGGTCGCAGGAGGGTTTTCGCCACATCTGATTGGTCAACGGGAACGCGGGGGGCGTAACCCTCGCTTCCTATTGGTTCTTCGAGTGTCAGTCAGAGCGCGGCTCGGGCCTCGCGCTAGGCCTACTTTCAGTACTTTTCCTGCTGACAACGAGCGGCGTGGAAATGTAGCGCGATAAACTTCACCAAGAGCACAAATCGCAGCGACTTTTACAAAGCACCCAGTGGACGCGGGGGCCGTGGGGGCGAGACCTTTTCTGCCACCTACACAAACGCAGCAGTGGAATGTCCAGACGTGACATTTTTATCTCCCATTTTCCTACGTTTGTTTTGAACTAAGAAAGCCGACATGCGGCTCCACGCCACCTCCGCTGTTGATGCGCCACACGGCCCTATCACCCGGTTATGTTCACTCTCAAAGGAGGAAACGGCACGATTTGGGAGCTCTTACCTGTTGTCCAGTCACTCTTGGGTCCGGTTTGCTGCAAAACGTTTCGTATAATCCCTCCGAATAACGGGTACCGATGCCGCCACCTTCGTCTGCGGGTCCCGATCACGCAGTTAGATTTCTTCCAGTCACATTCGGCGGCGCGGGCAGAGCGGAGCCGCAACGCGCATGCGCAGGCCCCGGCCCCGACCCCTCTGCCTCATAACAACCCGAAAACATGTTTAGAGGAGACACAAGTCCAAGAGTTAAATATGACCGTTTATAACTTCACCTGTGCACGAGTGCTTGAAGAGTTGGCTAAAGGGAGCCGACGCTGAAGTCAGTTTATGGTGGAAATGTGTTGGATTATCAGAGTAAGCAAGTAAACACTCAGGAATGTTTTCAAAGGGGCGCAACATGCATGA
It contains:
- the phf20a gene encoding PHD finger protein 20, translated to MGCVKRQQFPAPRPLWRTNLAAPSTKDRSLDVGSMNKTPPTRSGITFEVGAQLEARDSLKNWYAANIEKIDYEEEKVLIHYRQWSHRYDEWFDWASPYLRPVERVQPRRKSLNDDPSMPGFHVNDKVLASWSDCRFYPAKVIAVNKDASYTVRFYDGVIQKVKGIHVKPFIKEKAGFGGGKSTERNMVRRGPNRRDRRSQENGGPKNKRARRRTSDQEEETYSEDEECDDMMLAEKNKKANGEVLTPPTVKQEEEMEQTVQNKPAGTENGLEFTNGVKMEDDEQNKKRYPMNGDVKKELVSDASGTKPYSDSSKPAELPMHKEQVSVSMTTTASSGEVEQKPNIQSESSRPAEDVPPPPPVWTNLSSLWTAVRKQGFHNPNRFSREPLYRVIKNQPPPVLSINLDHNPFKCSAPGCTKSFRKAKLLHYHMKYYHGDEHALEEERSPTRSVQTRASDKQVSGLDGPKRRRTISASMHSVGAMTAARGEVKTAGRRVSAPPMVNSHGQQRALLREKSKENQLDRNGCQQQDRDSDKGCFEVGSVKEKLKEKPKQKDFLRIKLKKKRRRRKKAKFDYTGSEENIDISVLGLQSKLTLPFKHPPTHSHKPEAYARRPGYSCSDQIHVDDEDSFSDWSTDSCGWSDEDCGVDLDFTTPPLSVDSGAVDTSDQEIVRCICEVEEENDFMIQCEDCLCWQHGTCMGLLEDNVPDRYTCYICRDPPGQRQSLRYWYDREWLSNGHMYGLSFLEENYSHQNAKKITTTHQLLGDVHHLVEVLNGLQLKMSVLQSNTHPDLQLWQQPWKHLERSWKRADSCHGSESAPSPATPDEDMTRGEILMSNALERLSRAATSTSTSSMSSSSSPYTSFQNSYITSEHCYQKPRAYYPAVEQRLVVETRQGSELEDSMRSTEELLEREQRYGSLLETEKSKPAGTTNKALISDSRSQTEIKEEEGRKLEVPDNNCRQHQQRQINLLDHIDAVQDEVSHRMDFIERELDVLESWMDYTGELEPPEPLSRLPQLKHRMKRLLTQLGKVQQISLYSST